Within Deinococcus actinosclerus, the genomic segment CGCGCTGTTCGCGCTCGTCAGCCTGATCTTCGTGTACACCAGCGCCGTCACCATCCGCGAGCGCCCCGAGGGCCTGTGGATCGCGCTGGCGTTCATCGCGGGCATCCTGGCCGTCAGCATCTGGTCGCGGATCGGGCGCAGCACCGAACTGCGCGTCTCGCGCGTGGTGCTCGACGAGCGTGCCGGGCAGCTCATCCGTGAGACCGCCGCGCGTGGCCTGCCGCTGCGCTTCATCGCCAACCGCCTGAACGCCGGGGACACCGCCGAGTATCAGGAAAAAGCCCTTGAGGTGCGGCTGGACAACCACCTGCGCCCCAACGAGGCCGCGCTGTTCCTGGAAGTCGAGATCACCGACGCCAGCGAATTCCGCCCCCAGGTGGACGTGACCGGCGTGCAGGTCGGCGCGCACGGCATCCTGCGCGCCCGGGGCAGCTCGGTGCCGAACACGCTGGCCGCCGTGCTGCTGCACGTCCGCGACCTGACCGGCGTGCCGCCCCACGTGTACTTCGAGTGGAGCGAGAAGGGCCCCGCCCAGAACGCCCTGCGCTTCGTCCTGGCCGGCGAGGGCGACATTCCACCCCTCACGCGCGAGGTGCTGCGCGTCGCCGAGCGGAACGCCGCGCGCCGCCCACAGGTGCACGTCGGCGGGTAACGGCAGTCCGAACAGGGGGCCACTGTGGCCCCCCGTCTGTTCGCGCCATCCCCTCCGCCCCGTACAGTGACCTCATGCGCCACGACCTCACCCTTGCGGACGGCCCGTACACCCTGCGCCCCCTGACCGACTCGGACATCACGCCGCTGCTGGCGCTGGCCGCCGCGCACGAGGCCGAGTATGCCCGCATGGGGACGTTTCCCACCCAGGAGCGCTACTACACCGGCGCGCTGGAGGCCGGCGACCAGATGCCCTTCGTGACACTCGTGAACGGCGAACTCGCGGGTGCCACCCGATTCATGGAGATGCGACCGAACCACCGCCGCCTGGAGATCGGCAGCACATGGCTGGCCCCGGCGTTCATGCGCACGCCCGCGAACCGCACCTTCAAACGCCTGCTCCTCAACCACGCCTTCGGGCAGATGGGCGTGCTGCGCGTCGAGATCAAGACGGACATCCTGAACACCCGCAGCCAGCGCGCCATCGAGGGCCTCGGCGCTATGCGCGAGGGCGTCCTGCGCCAGCACATGCCCCGCCCGGACGGCACCCAGCGCGACACGGTCATGTACTCGATCATCGCGGAGGAATGGCCGCAGGTGCGCGCCGCGCTGCTGAACCGGTAGGCGGAGGCGGCCCCAGGTGATCAGGGGGTCGCGTCCGTCATCCGCTACGGCAGGGT encodes:
- a CDS encoding GNAT family N-acetyltransferase; this translates as MRHDLTLADGPYTLRPLTDSDITPLLALAAAHEAEYARMGTFPTQERYYTGALEAGDQMPFVTLVNGELAGATRFMEMRPNHRRLEIGSTWLAPAFMRTPANRTFKRLLLNHAFGQMGVLRVEIKTDILNTRSQRAIEGLGAMREGVLRQHMPRPDGTQRDTVMYSIIAEEWPQVRAALLNR